One Vitis vinifera cultivar Pinot Noir 40024 chromosome 15, ASM3070453v1 genomic window, ttatgacctcaaatttaaaaatgttttgaagtGACTCTTAAAAACATGAGGTAAAGTTATATTTTAGCAcaagaagttttatttttatatagaagtttctAATTTacaattgaaaaataagaaatgtatCAAAACGAGATacctagtttttttattttaaattttattaggttaatttaataaataaaaaaatcaaatattttaattttctttataagttGCTAACTTATATAAATTGAGCTCATAATAGACATATATTACGTAATTTTTAGAATACTACATGGTATTTTCAtctatggaaaagaaaaaaacgaaAGGTTCAAACTACAAGATTGTACctgtagattttttttaaaaaataaaataaaattacaaacatTTTTTAATGGTTGAAAATGAAGTAACAAATAACATTACTAAAAACACCTTCTAGGaccaacaaaataaataaataaacgattATATGTAATATATGTATTTAATGCAGTTATAGGTCTTAGATTATAACTTATAGCATGATAGGttggaagtgtcccaaattcctattggaatatttttttatgaatattatatagaatatttcccAAGTTTATATGTGattataattagatttcttATATAATAAGGAAAACTAGtaaaaatatatctataaaCATTCCaagtcatgaggggaaaaaattatgaaagagaCACGAGCTTGTGAAGACAAACCATGGTAGATAGAAATGTGAGAAAGCGCAAAGGACACCTAGTAGAGTAAGAGGGTTTTCAGTTCAAGATGTAGATATCAGAAATAGTGGGAAACACCCAATGGAGCAAAAGAATTCATGATTCATGATCAAGATACAAATAATGGGAAATATGAGATATGTTGGGACCTAATAGTTGTACTTGTTTCTATCCTatgtaatattttctataatatagtGGAATTTTATCTCTCATTTATGGATATAGGTATGATTAGTCGAACTACATTAAAATATCATGTACCCTTATAtatagattattttattttcatgctCTTTCATTAATATGTTGCAACTGACCCAACATTGTAGTGCACATTATATTTGGCACTACATATGTAATGTGTTTTAGAACAATGTAGCATATGTCAATCAATTCATCTTATTTCAATGTAGTTTGTCCAtacaaaatagtaataataataataaaatagtattaaataataaaagggTGTAAAGGAAAGCTTTGTTgagtaaaagaaatttaagattttgaatttttactCATCAAATGGTttgtttgaattcaaaattaaaatttggtgTGATATCAACACTTTTGTTTAGTTTATCAATCCACTATGTCCATAGGGTTGTTATTAAAGAGACGAGGGAATCCTTGGGAACAAGAATTGTAATAAAATCCAAGCAGCACGCATTAATGATAAAACTTGGAAGCTTTATATGCCAGAGTAAAAGCAAACTGTATTTTCAGTATCTTCGTTGAAAATGCTGGTGTGCGGCAACGCACAAATATGTCAGTGTCTATTAACATTatggggaaaagaaaagaaatgagggAATTTCCAACATAAATAAAAGATGATGtgcttcaaattttattaatcaCTGTTCACTACTTCACTTAGGAATCTTGATTTGTGATTGAGAACTCCAAAATTATCAAGCATTTCCGTATGCaacacaaaatttttatttattttgactctttttatttttattttttttttggatagtcaaaatatttataaaattcacgtttaaataaattaccttTTTGAGTGTGGCTAGGATTAGGAAACTTATTGTTTAAGGTTAAATGTGTGTATAATTAGTCACACCATATATCCACAAcctcaaaagaaagaaaaaaaaaaaagaactatgTCCACAAGAGTCCTCCTAGGTTTGTAGAAATGAACCTCCTGTTGTTGTTTCCCTAACCTACGGCTGCACCAACTTTATTACCAGGTCCAAAAATCATGTATAATCTCTACACATGAATATACTAATTGACTCCGAGTATAGGTGTTCTTTATTTAGGGCTTTTGTTCAGCCCTCCTAAATGTGTGTATTTAATTGTAGTGATCATTGACCAAGGTAGAGATTATGGCCATCATATTACTGACCATTCACAGCGTTCTGCTAAACTTGATTGTTCTATGGTATCCTTCCCTACAGAATTTCCTACagcaaacataataataatcattttgAACCCAAAAAAACGCAACAGACAAATCAAtatatcttgcatgaattataTTTCTGGTTTTAATTGTTGAACACCACTAATGATACGTATATGCTGCCAAGTTCTTTTTAGAATTTCATCCTCCAGATTTTAAGAAACCCAAATCTAAAAGGGAGAAAAATATTCACTGCTCATCTTTCAACTATTATATGGATATTGAATTTCTTAGCACTTACTATTTTCTGCTAAATTTGATGATTCTCCTGGCTCCATTCTCTTGTAATCTGCATGTAAAAATAGTAGGAATCCTTCACTTGCTGTCCAAGTTCATATCTAAAAGAGAAAAGATCAGTTATCATCTATGAACTATTATTATAGTATGGTTGGGCATGCAGTTACATTGTAATGGTGAACTTGATGGTTCTCTTGATGGTTCTCCGGGGCTCTCTTCCATTTTAGAATTTGCTCCTGCAAATATTGtgaatcttcattttctttcaaaatgatTGATTTATATGCTATagcaaaaaaatcaatttatcatCTATGAATTATCAATATTATATTGTTGATCAGAACAAGTCTATGTTCTGCTAAATGGAACATAGGGAAAACATTATAAATCTTCTCTTTCCATCCAAAGACAAgtcaaaagaaaattgattgttCTGCTGGCTCCTTCCCCTTACAAGTTCTTCTGTAAACATTATGAATATTCACTTTCTAGGAAAACCCATATCTCAAACAAAAAAGAGATCAATCTATCGACTATAGTTATTTGTATTGTAGGGCACTGACTATGCTTGGGTAAATTTGATGATTCTACTGTTAGGCACTCGCTATGTTCTGCTCAATTTGATGGTTCTACTGGTTCCTTTCTGTTAGAAGTTCCTCCTACAAACATTACAAGTTTTCACTTTCAATCTAAACTAAGATatgtctaaaataaaaaatattaatgatcaTCTATGAACTATAGTCGATCTCTGTATTGCTAAGtttgtaactaattttaattatattttattttttttagtattttcttcttaacttcttttttctttgcttagtactttctaagaaccaaacataacatacATGTTAATTACAACATAAATCACATTCCTAGTGAGATCATGTCACTAGTGCCCTCCTCAATCACCAATGTAGAGCTAGCGCACGGTGTTTAGTGATCtcacattttcaaatttttgatgTCTTGCAACTCAAAGGAACATCCTAGGATCACCCGAAGCACAAGCATGGAGTGGAAGAGGGCAAATGCTTAAAACAGAGGAAGGATGAGGTGAAAATGAGTCATCCAAGGACCCTAAAGCCATCCCTCAGCCACTGCCACCTTTGGATGGTAATAAGATGGCATGTCCCATGAGGCCAAAACCTGCCACCCAACCTAGCTATGAAATCATTTCTTGCTCAatcctatttttgtttttggcaCTTCCCTTTTAGCTCTTAGATTTTTGGTGGTTCCTTAGGTTGCCTCTATGTGTCACCAAGCAAGGACAACAGATACCCTATTTTGCAGCTGGAGATGGAGGACTTCTTTAGGGAGGCCTCTTTGGTCTTTTCTAGAGTTCagatttcttcatgttttttattGGAATAGGGTAGATctcattttcattcattttgataTAATCTTACTTGAGATGTTTTTGTCTATGTTCAACTCCATTTGTAAGtctatttttacatttattcatGTATTTTGGTTATTAGTCTCAATTTGTGGAGAAACTTAtgcttgacttttttttatatatatatacttttcaTAAATTAGAGAGATGGCTCTTTGATTGGTGAGCACCCATGgttattttaccaaactatTGTTCATTTAATGCATGAAATTTGCATTTTCATCTTGCGTATTTTAATTATCTCTTAAATTTCAATCTATTTCTGCATTATAATATGCTTGTGAGACCCTTCTAATGCTTGGATTTTATATGCCTTAACGTGTATTTGCCTCTCTTGCAccctaattttaaattataaaaggcTTGCATTGTAATTTGGGTATTTGGTCAccattttctatcaaaattgATGGTTCAAGCATCTCCTTGTCAACAATTCTTCCTACAATGATTatgaaacttcattttttgtGCAAACCAATgtcaaaaagtaaaattatgCCATTAAGCACTCACCATGTTCTGTTAAATTCAAAGGTTCTAGCATCTCGTCAAATGTTATTTCTGCAAAGATAATGGAACTTCACTTTTTATTCAAACCAATATCTAAAGTAAAATTATGTCATTGAGTAGTCACCATGTTCTGTCAAATCTAAAGGTTCTAGTGTCACCTTATAAAAAGTTATTTCTACAAAGATTATGGAACTTCACATTTTATCTAAACCGATGTCTATAAAAGTAAACATATCGTTATATAGTCACTATGTTATACCAAATTTGAGGTTCTAACTTCTGTTGGTCAAAAGTTCTTTCTATGAAGATTATGGAACTTTACTTTTTTGTTCAAACCtgtttaaaagtaaaattatgCCATTAAGTACTCACCATGTTTCACGAAATCTGATGGTTCTAATGTTTCCCTCTCAAAAGTTCTTTCTATAAAGATTATGGAACTTCACTTTCTTTCCAAACCAGTATCtataaaagttaaattatatcATTGAGTATGCACCATATTCTCCGAAATTTAATGGTTCTAGCTTCTCCTCATCAAAAGTTCTTCCTACAATGATTATGGAACTTTTACTTTGTGTCCAGACCAATGTCTAAAAGTATAATTATGTTTTTGAGTACTCACCATGTACTACTAAATCTGATGGCTTTGGTGTCTCTTTGTCAAAAGTTCTTTCTACAAAGATTATGGAACTTCACCTTTTGTCCTCACCATATTTTGCTAAATCTAATGGTTATAGCATCTCTTGATTAAAATTTCTTCCTAAAAAAATTGCAGAACTTCACTTTCTATCTAAATCAATGTCTAAACGTAAAACTATATCATTGAGTACTCGCCCTATTGTGCGAAATCTAATGATTTTAACGTCACCTTGCCTAACGTTCTTTTTGTAAAGATTATGGAACTTCACTTTTTGTCCAAACggatatatataaaagtaaactTATATCATTGAGTACTCACCATGTTTAGCCAAATGTGATGGTTCTAGCTTCTCTTTGTCAAAAGTTATTTCTACAAAGATTATGGAACTTTACTTTTTATCTAAACCCATGTCTAAAAGTAAAATTATGCCATTGAGTACTCACCATATTTCGCCAAATCAGATGGTTTTAACGTTTCCCTCTCAAAAGTTCTTTTTGTAAAGATTCCAAAACTTCATTTTCTATCTAAACCAATTTctataaaactaaaattatatcATTGAGTACTCACCATGTTCTCCCAAATTTGATGGTTCTTTCTTCTCCTCGTCAAAAGTTCCTTCTAGAATGATTGTGGAACTTTACGTTTTATCCAAACTAACGTTTAAAAGTGCAATTATGTTGTTAAGCACTCACCATGTTCTACCAAATCTGATGGTGCTAGCGTCTCCTTGTAAAAATTTCTTTCTACGAAGATAATGAAACTTCACTTTTTGTCCAAAGCAATGTCTATAAAAGTAAGATTATGTCATTGAGTACTCACCATGTTTTGCTAAATCTGATGGTTCTAGCATCTCTGGGTCAAACGTTCTTTCTGCAAAAATTATGGAAATTCACTTTCTATCGAAATCAATGTCTAAAAGTGAAACTATGTCATAGGGTACCTACCAAGTTGTGCGTACTCAACATGTTCTGCCAAATCTGATGGTTCTAGCATCTCCTTGGAAAAAGTTATTTCTACAAAGATTATGGAACTTCACTTTTTGTCCAaaccaatatatataaaagaaaacttATATCATTGAGTACTCACCATGTTTAGCAAAATTTGATAGAACTTTACTATTTTTCTAAACCAATGTCTAAAAGTTAAATTATGCCATTGAGTGCTCACCATATTTTGCCAAATCGGATGGTTCTAATGTTTCCCTCTTAAAAGTTCTTTCTATAAAGATTATGAAACTTCACTTTCTATCCACACCAATTTctataaaagtaaaattatattgTTGAGTACTCACCATGTTCTCCCAAATTTGATGGTTCTTGCTTCTCCTCGTCAAAAGTTCTTCCTGCAATGATTATGGAACTTTACCTTTTGTCCAAACTAACGTTTAAAACTACGCTTATGTTGTTGATTACTCACCATGTTCTACCAAATCTGATGGTGCTAGCGTCTCCTTGTAAAAATTTCTTTCTACGAAGATAATGAAACTTCACTTTTTGTCCAAAGCAATGTCTATAAAAGTAAGATTATGTCATTGAGTACTCACCATGTTTTGCTAAATCTGATGGTTCTAGCATCTCTTGGTCAAACGTTCTTTCTGCAAGAATGATGGAAATTCACTTTCTGTCGAAATCAATGTCTAAAAGTAAAATTATGTCATGGAGTACCTACCAAGTTGTGCGTACTCAACATGTTCTGCCAAATCTGATGGTTCTAGCATCTCCTTGGAAAAAGTTATTTCTACAAGGATTATGGAACTTCACTTTTTTTCCAaaccaatatatataaaagaaaacttATATCATTGAGTACTCACCATGTTTAGCAAAATTTGATAGAACTTTACTATTTGTCTAAACCAATGTCTAAAAGTTAAATTATGCCATTGAGTGCTCACCATATTTTGCCAAATCGGATGGTTCTAATGTTTCCCTCTTAAAAGTTCTTTCTATAAAGATTATGAAACTTCACTTTCTATCTACACCAATTTctataaaagtaaaattatattgTTGAGTACTCACCATGTTCTCCCAAATTTGATGGTTCTTGCTTCTCCTCGTCAAAAGTTCTTCCTGCAATGATTATGGAACTTTACCTTTTGTCCAAACTAACGTTTAAAACTACGATTATGTTGTTGATTACTCACCATGTTCTACCAAATCTGATGGTGCTAGCGTCTCCTTGTAAAAATTTCTTTCTACGAAGATAATGAAACTTCACTTTTTGTCCAAAGCAATGTCTATAAAAGTAAGATTATGTCATTGAGTACTCACCATGTTTTGCTACATCTGATGGTTCTAGCATCTCTTGGTCAAACGTTCTTTCTGCAAGAATGATGGAAATTCACTTTCTGTCGAAATCAATGTCTAAAAGTAAAATTATGTCATGGAGTACCTACCAAGTTGTGCGTACTCAACATGTTCTGCCAAATCTGATGGTTCTAGCATCTCCTTGGAAAAAGTTATTTCTACAAGGATTATGGAACTTCACTTTTTGTCCAaaccaatatatataaaagaaaacttATATCATTGAGTACTCACCATGTTTAGCAAAATTTTATAGAACTTTACTATTTGTCTAAACCAATGTCTAAAAGTTAAATTATGCCATTGAGTGCTCACCATATTTTGCCAAATTGGATGGTTCTAATGTTTCCCTCTTAAAAGTTCTTTCTATAAAGATTATGAAACTTCACTTTCTATCCAcaccaatttttataaaagtaaaattatattgTTAAGCACTCACCATGTTCTCCCAAATTTGATGGTTCTTGCTTCTCCTCGTCAAAAGTTCTTCCTGCAATGATTATGGAACTTTACTTTTTGTCCAAACTAACGTTTAAAACTAGGATTATGTTGTTGATTACTCACCATGTTCTGCCAAATCTAATGGTTCTAGCGTCTCCttgtcaaaaaaaatttctataaagATTATGACACTTCACTTTTTGTCCAAACCAATgtcaataaaagtaaaattatgtTGTTAAGTACTCACCATGTTTTGCTGAATCTGATCGTTCTGGCACCTCTATgtcaaaaagtaaaattatgTCTTGGAGTACCTACCAAGTTGTGCGTACTCACCGTGTTCTACCAAATTTGATGGTTCTAGCGTCTTTTTAGCAAAAGTTCTTTCTACAAAGATTATGGAACTTCACTTTTTGTCCAAACggatatatataaaagtaaactTATATCATTGAGTACTCACCATGTTTCTAGCTTCTCTTCGTCAAAAGTTATTTCTACAAAGATTATGgaactttactttttatttaaaccCACGTCTAAAAGTAAATTATGTCATTGAGTAGTTACCATGTTCTACCAAATTAGATGTTACTAGCATTCCCTTGTCAGAAGTTCTTTTTACAAAGATTACTAAACTTCactttcttttttggaaaatgtctcaaattcctaattagtttGGATTCCttttttgaaaagaatattgtatcgAATATTACCTATGTTCTTAtgtcattttaatattaaaattccttataaaataggaaaagttgttaggaatatctctataaatattctaggtcattaGGTAAAAAGTTTATGCGATTGAGATGGACCTGTAGAGACTGTACGAGGTGGATAGAAATGTGAGGAAGAATAAGAGAATAAGTGACACCCAATGAAGCGAGGAGCTCATGGTTCAAGGTGTAGTTACAAGGAGTAGGGAAACATAGGATGTTCCCAAAACTTTGTAGTTGTATCTTATTTTTGTCCATTGTAATATTCTTGATGGTATATTTGaatgattctctctcatccgtggaatTGCCATGTTTGGTTGAATCATATTAAAACCTATTATACCTTTGTGtaaattgttttatctttatgttcttgaactaacattgttgtcATTAAAGCTTCCATTGGTACAATAAACTAGTATCAAAGTCTTAGTTGAAGATTTATGGAAGAATAAAGGAGaacaaagcacacaagatggTGACATAAAAGAATTTTAGTTAAAGGTGAAGTTGATTGTTCTCTCATCGAGATGTGATACAAAAAATGTGTCATGAAGAGATGAAGATTGACTTAATGGAATTTGATCTAAGGTGGAGATTATTgaaaagtgtctcaaattcctaattagtatagaattattttctatattcatatatcatttttatattagatttccttattctataaggaaagtTGTTAtgaatatttctataaatatcctaagtcattaggagaaaaGGTTGTGAGATCGAGATGAACTTATaaagactatacgaggtggatagagatgtgaggggAGACACTCAGAGGAGTGAGGGCCTCATGCTTAAGCGTGTACATACaaagagtggggaaacatgggagaTTTTGGGAACGTAAtagttatatttggtttccaTCCTATATAATATTATCTATGGTATAATGGAATGATCCTCTCTCATCCTTGGATATAGACATGTTTGGTTCAACCATGTTCAAACCTTATATACCTTTGTAtgaattgttttatctttgtgctTTTGAACTATTCCACACAACATTCTTTCAAAACCAATATCTAAAAGTAAAATTATGTCATTAAGTACTCACCTTGTTCTGCCAAATTTGATTGTTCCAGTGTCTCCTTATCAAAAGTTCTTGTAAAGATTATGGAACTTGATTTtatgtcaaacaaatatctaaaaGTAAAATTATGTTGTAGAGTACTCACCATGTTCTTCCAAATTTGATGGTTCTGCCATCTCATTGTCAAAAGTTCTTTCTGCAAAGACTATGGAATTTCACTTTCTATCCATGCCAAGTTCTAAAAGTAAACTATCTTGTTAAGTACTCACCATGTTCTAGCAAATTTGATGGTTCTAGCCTctccttttcaaaatttctttctGCCAAATTATGGAACTTCATTTTCTATTGAAACCAATGTCtaaaagtaaaattatattgTTGAGTACTTACCGTGTTTTACCAGATTTGGTAGTTCTATTGTCCCCTTATCAAAAGTTTGTCCTGCAAAGATGATGGAACTTCACTTTCTACCCAAATCAATGTCTATAAGGAAAAGGATCCATAATCATCTATCCTATAGTTACTATATTGCTGACTCACTGCGTTCTCCTAAACTTGATGGTTCGGGGGGTccttttcttttaacatttgGTCCTGCAAATATTGTCAAATCTTCATTTCCCATCCAAATGTATAGTTGAAAGAGCAAAGATTAATGAACATCTATGAACTATTGTTATTGTATGGTTGAGCACTCACTATGTTCTGCTGAATTTGATGCCTCCGCTGGATGCTTCCCTTCAATCTTTCCTCCTGAAACATTGTGAATCTTCAGTTTCTATCCAAATGCGTATCTTAAAGAAAAATGACCAATGATCATGTATGTAGCCATTGGGTTGTTGAACACcatatgtttttatttacttGATAGTTCTACAGGCACCTTACCTTTTGAAATTCTTCCTGCAAAGAAAACTACATCCACTAATTTCAATCTAAATACATCTACTCATCCAAATATATATGCACagcacatgaaaaataaaatgataataataataataattattattattattattataataaacataaaaaaaaaatgggggaaaaaaaCCCAGAAATGGTCATTTTAACTTTCTTGTTGCATTTAAACCATGTAAAATCAGTTGTTGTCTGATTTTCCGGAAGGCTTGTAGTTGACCTGAACAATGGAAATGATAGAACagagaaaaaaatctaatcTCCTTCGGAGGGATGCTTCCCTCTTGGAATGGCACCAATCAAgtagaattattttttcttttagttgttGACCATATATTAACTTTTAGAGGGTTCTTCGTTTTATATTGAAGATCCTCTAAACTGGACCTGAAAAGCAAGGATTGAAGAGAAGgcttctaactttttttttttttttttttgaaaaagaaactcTTTTTAAGCTTCATGCTGATGAAATAAGGGCTAGAAGTTTATCTCTAGACAAGAAAAGTCACCTTAAAAGAAAGGGAATGAAATTGATCTGTAACTTATGAGTTACAAGGCATGCAGAAGATtagtaaaaaattgaaattatggttatatataaattaagggGACAATTTTCAGCCAAATTTCCGATGCTGGAACCTATTTTAGATTAGACACTTGACAATTGGCATTAAGATTTTCAGTTTTAATAGTAATGGAGACACTAACCTTTCCGTGGCATAAGATGATGATACCAACGAGTTGAAGATGCTTTGGGGTGACCTTGCACTTGATTTGACAAATCAAGGGACGGTGATACTTGGGTGGAATCAATCTCTATGTGAGGGATGCGCATGATCTTTGGCCAATCTAAACCTCCGTCTGGTCTAAATTGCTCTCTTAGTGTGGGACATCCTTCAATTACCAAATGTTGAAGGGAAGTAGAAACACCATCCTCTGGTAATGAATGAACATTGGGGCAATGCTTGATGTGAAGACCCTTGAGGGAGGTGAGGCTCTTCAGCACGTCATTGGGACCAAGGGACTCAAGATTTGTGCAGTAACTAAGAGTCAAACATTCTAGTGTCGTGGGGAGTCCTTCACGAGGCAATTTCACAAGTTTGGGGCAGCCTTGGATGGACAAGAGTTTGAGAGAGGTCAAATCTTGGAATGGTGATGCTTCTTGGGATAAAGCTACCAGATCTTTGCAATGACGGATGTGCAAAGCCTTGAGACCAGGAAGATGAGGCCACTTGGGGAAACAGGTTGCCTTTGAGATGTTTGAAATGACCAAAGAGTTTAGAGAAGTGCTCCTTGGTATTGCCCCCACTACCAGTGTTTCATCCTCGCATTCATCCAGGATCAAGTGCTCAAGTTGTTGGGAGTAATCTCGGGCTGAGAGGGCTTCCAGTAAATTACACCCACCAATCTCCACCTTCTTTGGGGTACATATTTGTGGTAATGCCTTCAGCTTTGGGCAACCATTAATCTTCAATTCCAAAAGACTAGAGAAGGAATGATCCACTTCATTCAAATCTTCCAGAACAAGATTGTCATCTAGTACTAGAACTTTCAGAAGTGGGGTCACAGCAAGGGTCTTGAGAGAGTCGCAATCTTTGATCTTCAGATCTTCTAAATTAGGAAAGTGAGATGGCAACTTCATCAGCTTGCGGCAGTAACTGATCTTTAAAAAAACTAGGGAAGGGTACTCCCCCAATTCCTGTAATTCTTCCAACTCCTGCATTCCTTTAATGTTGATTTTTTCAAGGTGGGGTAGCCCACCCAGTGAGAGGACTCTGCATCTTGTGCAAAATTTTAAGGAAACAGTAACCAGATTTTGGAGCTGCCCCTCTGTCATCCAAAGTGGAAATACGGTACCCCTGAAGTTAAAAATTTGGAGCTCTTTAAGGTCTGAGTGAGGCCGTAAGTCTTCAAGCACCCTCAATTGTGCGGCTTCATCTTGTAGAGCATCATCCCCAGAGCTCCATTCCAACACCAGTTTGCGAAGGCTTTCTTTCTTGTTCAATTTTGCTTCCCCTGCATTCACTGCATTCTCAAGTTTTGAAATATACAACATTCCTGTTAGGTATGACATGCCCTCCAGCTCTTCAATTCCATACCCGACCTTACGCCGAATTGGAAACTTATATAAGGTATGCAAACTGGTTAAGCTCCCAATTCTTGGTGGCAACTTGGTGGTCTTGCACCAGAACTCTTCATCTAGCTCAAGATGTCGCAGGTTTATTAGCTTGGCCAAGTTTTGGGGCAATTGGGAGAATTGTGGACACTCCAACAGTTTTAGGGTTTGCAGATAGAAGAGTTTGCAAATAGAGTCAGGGAGCCTTTTGATTTCAGTTTTGGAGAGATTGAGGTAGCGTAACAGTTTCAACTCTTTAACTGATTTTGGTAGTTCGAGGATTGTGCTTGAGCTCAGATCCAACACCCGCATGTATTTCAGACTCTTGAACATTTTGTCAAGGGCTTGTCCAAACTCTTTCTTCAAATGATAGTTGGGAAACAAGAGTGTGCGCACCTTTTTACATTTATCAATAATCTCCAAAACAGCTTCTTCCACATCGAAAACAACTTCTTCTACATCTCTGCAGCCCAATGATATATGACGAATTTTTGCAGAGAAATTGTGTTTCTTGCTATCTTCCACTGGGCAACAATAGGGGCTAGAGATGTATCGCGCCAACTCATGGTACAGGTCATGCATCATGTAATTG contains:
- the LOC100248851 gene encoding putative disease resistance protein RGA3 isoform X2 yields the protein MVLADPTLSLTASILAISALVAKGMPWILAFGLDFDDLSRTASIIQEIVTRANEEQIRATQNWLLDFQDAFCDLQDLRDTTEIPEYLRGGNPFCSIRTWCKIKKMKDRFHQLRKRAQFIQTLVVNEGACSPGLSSTASHVDIATIFGRDNAKEEIIKMLFSTAYRRDGCVTVSRIVGMTGVGKTTLAQIVYNDDRVREHFDRTMWVCVNHDFDHSRILREMMVSDSQKINYTSSSQNQLYEEFLKFVGEKKRVLLVLDGVRTFNNGDWNKLLYLLKMGEIESSVLVTSQRSDVCSAMGMGVQNVYTLDPLNDSGSWALFQQSAFTQGNCPPELESFGREIVGKCKGLPLAVKAMGGLLQNNLDARKWRKISQLDVCEAEKVCRSEKPNILPMLKVSYNHLPSYLKPLFSYCSLLPKGHSFNQKELAQFWMAESLIQPQGQETMEETASEHFDDLLMRSFFHRISPHNKSQDYNYMMHDLYHELARYISSPYCCPVEDSKKHNFSAKIRHISLGCRDVEEVVFDVEEAVLEIIDKCKKVRTLLFPNYHLKKEFGQALDKMFKSLKYMRVLDLSSSTILELPKSVKELKLLRYLNLSKTEIKRLPDSICKLFYLQTLKLLECPQFSQLPQNLAKLINLRHLELDEEFWCKTTKLPPRIGSLTSLHTLYKFPIRRKVGYGIEELEGMSYLTGMLYISKLENAVNAGEAKLNKKESLRKLVLEWSSGDDALQDEAAQLRVLEDLRPHSDLKELQIFNFRGTVFPLWMTEGQLQNLVTVSLKFCTRCRVLSLGGLPHLEKINIKGMQELEELQELGEYPSLVFLKISYCRKLMKLPSHFPNLEDLKIKDCDSLKTLAVTPLLKVLVLDDNLVLEDLNEVDHSFSSLLELKINGCPKLKALPQICTPKKVEIGGCNLLEALSARDYSQQLEHLILDECEDETLVVGAIPRSTSLNSLVISNISKATCFPKWPHLPGLKALHIRHCKDLVALSQEASPFQDLTSLKLLSIQGCPKLVKLPREGLPTTLECLTLSYCTNLESLGPNDVLKSLTSLKGLHIKHCPNVHSLPEDGVSTSLQHLVIEGCPTLREQFRPDGGLDWPKIMRIPHIEIDSTQVSPSLDLSNQVQGHPKASSTRWYHHLMPRKGGKIEGKHPAEASNSAEHRPNVKRKGPPEPSSLGERRQTFDKGTIELPNLVKHERNFEKERLEPSNLLEHERTFDNEMAEPSNLEEHGRTFDEEKQEPSNLGEHEITFSKEMLEPSDLAEHVEYAQLERTFDQEMLEPSDVAKHERNFYKETLAPSDLVEHGRTFDEEKQEPSNLGEHEITFSKEMLEPSDLAEHVEYAQLERTFDQEMLEPSDLAKHERNFYKETLAPSDLVEHGRTFDEEKQEPSNLGEHEITFSKEMLEPSDLAEHVEYAQLERTFDPEMLEPSDLAKHGANSKMEESPGEPSREPSSSPLQYYKRMEPGESSNLAENKLESHEKQSAISTGSISNGGCPLAAYMWPYTPISSGKFSDSLCCRLRRQVHLLYCDGASHTTVVGTDTVAYCVVSGSSSFHVFFFCSPANQ